The sequence ACGGATAGGAACACTTTCGTCAAGCAAGTTCTGCAAGACTTTCTGTAAATTCGTCAGTGACAGGACCTTTGGCACCAAGTCATCACAGAGCTTGGGCGCTTCTTTGCTGATCCGATCCAATAGCTGCTGAACTTCTTGCCGTCCTAATAATTCGGCTGCGTGCGCATGGATCAGATGGTTCAGATGTGTCGCGATCACCGTGCTTGCATCGACCACTGTGTAGCCATAAATTTGCGCCTGTTCACGCAAATTGCTATCTATCCAGAAAGCGGGAAGCCCAAAAGCCGGATCGACGGTGGCCGTACCCGGCAAGGACGCGCTGACCTGTCCTGGGTTGATCGCCATCCATTGCCCCGGAATCGCTTCACCATGGCCTATTTCAACCCCTTTGAGAGTAATCACATACGCATTGGGCTTGAGTTCAAGGTTGTCTCGAATATGGACGACTGGGACCAAAAAGCCGATGTCCTGCGCAAACTTTTTACGAATACTTTTGATGCGCCCGAGTAGTTCACCATTTTGCGTGCGATCCACCATGGCAATCAATCGATAACCAACTTCAAGTCCAAGCGGATCAATCAGCGCCACATCGTCCCACGTCGCCTCCGCTGGCTCCATCGCCGCAGCCGCAGCAGCGGCAGCGTTCGCGGCAGACGCGGGACTATTGGCAGCATCCGCCGCCATTACTTTGCGTCGGGCGACGCGCTGACCAATCCAGACCAGACCACCAGCAATCGCCAAAAACGCGAAATGCGGCATACCCGGAATCAATCCCATCAGGCCAATGATGCCCGCGGTCAAATACATTACCTGTGGATTGGAGAACAATTGCCCCATCAACTGCTCGCCAACGTTCTCATCGGTAGTCACGCGTGAGACGATCACACCAGCAGCGGTCGATATCACCAGCGCCGGAATCTGGGCGACCAGACCGTCGCCGATGGTGAGCAAAGTGTAACTCTTGGCAGCGACTGATATATCCAATCCGTGCTGCGCCACGCCGACCACCAGTCCGCCAATCACATTGATCAACATGATGAGCAAACCGGCAATGGCATCACCGCGCACAAATTTGCTGGCACCGTCCATGGAACCGTAAAAATCAGCCTCTTGCGATACTTCTGCGCGGCGTTTACGTGCAACATCCTCACCAATCAGTCCTGCATTCAGGTCAGCATCAATCGCCATTTGCTTACCCGGCATTGCGTCAAGGGTAAACCGTGCGCCCACTTCGGCAATCCGGCCTGCACCTTTTGTGATGACCATAAAATTGATCAGCACTAAAATGATGAACACGACGATGCCGACCGCAAAATTACCGCCAACCAAAAAGTGACCAAACGCTTCGATCACCTTCCCCGCAGCATCTGGCCCTTTATGACCTTCCATGAGAACCACGCGGGTAGAAGCGACGTTGAGCGATAGCCGCAACAAAGTCGAAAACAACAAAATCGCCGGGAAAGCAGCAAAATCCAGCGCCTTCATTGTGTACATGCTGACCAGCAACACCATCACTGACAGCGCAATGTTGAAAGTAAATAGCAGATCCAGCAGAAACGGCGGCAACGGCAAAATCATCATGCCGAGAATCAGAATGATCAGAATAGGACCGGCCATGCCTTTGATCTGATTGCCCGCTAACAGCAACTTTGGTAGTTGCATAAAAGAGGTCAGGCCAGATTTGGCGGTTAAGTCTGCAAACTTCATACCGGACTTCCTAATGGATCAAGTGATTCGGGTACTGGTAAATCTTCCGGATTACGCGGGGCGGCGCCGTTGCCACTTCCCTCGCGCCAACGCTGCAACTGATATACCCAGGCCAACACTTCAGCAACCGCGGTATAAAGCGCTGCCGGTATCTCATCACCGAGATTGGTGTGCCGATAAAGCGCACGGCTCAAAGGTGGCGCTTCGAGAATGGGCACATTATTTTCGACACCGATGGCACGGATTCGCAAGGCGATCAGATCGGTCCCTTTGGCCACCACGCGCGGTGCACGCATTTCTTTATCCTGATACTTAAGCGCGACGGCAAAATGGGTTGGATTCGTGATCACTACGTCTGCAGTCGCCACGTCCGACATCATGCGACGACGCGCCATCTGTTGCTGCTGGCGACGTATCTTGGCCTTGACCAGCGGATCGCCTTCACTTTCTTTATGTTCTTGGCGCAGATCTTCACGCGACATGCGCAACTTCTTATGAAAACTCCATAGCTGATAAGGAACATCAATAGCGGCGATCAAAAACAATGACGCGATAATCCATCCGCAACAATTGGCGACTAGTCGCACTGTATAAGGGAGCGCTGAATTAATCGGTTCGGTTAAGAGCGCCAGTATCGCGTCCATTTTTGCGGAAATAATCGCGTAGGCGATGCTACCGACCAAAAATGATTTGGCGATGGCCTTGGTTAATTCAGCCAGCGATTGAGACGAAAACAGCCGGCCAAGGCCAGCGAGTGGATTTAGCTTGGAGAATTTGGGTGCCAGCGATTCAACTGAAAACAGCCATCCACCCAACAAAAGTGGCGCTACCAGCGCCGCTATAAACATCAGCCCCAATAGCGGCGCAATGGCTTGTAATGCCTCAAGCCACACCATTCCAGCCTGCGCCAGCATGTGCGAGGGATCGAAGGCAGAAGCACGTTCGAATTGCAAGCTGCTTTGTAAAGCATGGCCCAGCCGTTCGCTCATGGGTATCGCGGTCAACCACAACCCACCGACGCCGGTTACCAATAATACGAACGTAGTCAGTTCTCGTGAACGTACAACCTGCCCTTCTTCCCGCGCCTTTTCAAGACGACGAGGTGACCCTGGTTCCGTTTTTTCGAGATCGCTTTCTTCCGCCATGCATGCTCCGTGCCTGAGGGAGCGAAGTGTGCTCCCCCGACAGGGATTATTGCTGCTGGAGCCATGGTTTGATCAAGGGAACAGGCTCGAGAACGGGTTGCTTCTTGGGCAATCGATGCGTTTGAGAGCTATCCGCACAAATCAGAGGACTTAAAAACCCATACTGGCAAGCAGGTCATCAACTTGGGTCTGATCGGATACAGCATCTGCCGAACTGATAGGAGCGACTTGCGGACCGTTCAAGAGACCTTGGGTATCGGTCTGAATCACGACATCAGGACGCTTATCCTGTGATGTATTGTCAATAAGCAATTGCAACAATTGTGTTTCCATTTGTTGTACCACTTCCATCATTTTTTTGATTACCTGTCCCGTCAGATCCTGAAAGTCCTGCGCCATCATGATTTCAGTCAATTGCACGTTCGTTGCTGCTGTTTGCTGCGGGACTGCTTGCAGATAGCTGCGCGTGTCGGTCACAAGTGCTCGGGCATCGCCTAGCGCCACAGGTTTTGCAAACCAGGCATCCCAACGGCTGTGTAATTGCCTGGCTTGGGACGCTAACTGATCTTGAATTGGTTGTGCAACATCGACGGCATTCAAAGCACGTTCCGCCGCACGTTCGGTCATGGCAGCCACATAATTGAGACGGTCGCGCGCATCCGGTATCGCCTGTGCTGCTTTGGCAATCTCTTGATCCAACCCTAACTCGCGCATGCTTTCGCGTAACGTCCGTGTCAAATGCCCAATACGACTAACCAGCTGTTCGGCAGTGTCTGCGGCAACCGGAATGGGGGATTGAAGCGACATATCTGATGCAACGATGGTATGCGGCATCTCACACTCCTTCTCTTTGAATTTTTTCAAAAATCTTGGTGATTTTCTCTTCCAGCGTTGCGGCGGTGAATGGCTTCACCACATAACCGCTTGCACCCGCCTGCGCCGCTGCAATAATATTTTCTCTTTTGGCTTCCGCCGTGACCATCAATACTGGCAACTTTGCCAGCAACGGATCGGCGCGAATCACCTTCAACATGATCAAACCATCCATGTTAGGCATATTCCAATCCGAGACAACCAGTCCGAAGTTACCCGCTTTCAACTTCTCCAGCGCCGCAACACCGTCTTCTGCTTCATCGACGTTGATGAAATCCAACTCTTTGAGCAGATTGCGAATAATTCTGCGCATGGTTGGGAAATCATCTACCACGAGAATTTTGATACTTTTGTCGATCATTTAGTGCTCCAGACGATGATTACTATTGCAGGTCGACCGCTTTTCTGGCGGACAAAACTGCTACTTTATAAAAAATTTTCAGGTAAAAGGTAGGACTAAACACCACTGCTTATCGATCTGGTCTTTGGACTACAAATGCCGTGCACATTAGCTTTCAAACAATCGGTATAAATTGGTGTGCCTGGCTTCCGGTAGCCTCTCATTAGTCTTCACTTGCCACTCGTTAACTTCTTTTCTTTAAAAACGACGCGTTCTTTCGCTCAGTACCGTAAAACGGGTGAATACACGCTGACTCATTTCACTCATACTCACCACTTCAGTTGCTGCCCCAATTGCTATCGCTTCGCGTGGCATACCAAACACCACGCAACTGGCTTCGTCTTGCGCAAACGTGTAAGCACCCGCCTGACGCAACCGTAGCAAGCCGGCGGCGCCATCGCGGCCCATACCGGTCAGGATGATGCCAATAGCATTTTTTCCTACGGCTTTGGCAGCTGAATCAAATAAAACGTCGATTGATGGTCTGTGCCGATTGACTGGTGGCTCCTGATCGACCTGAAGTAGGTATTGCGCGCCCATACGCGCTATCGAAAGGTGATAGCCGCCTGGGGCAATGTAGGCATGACCGGGTAAAATTGGTTCGCCGTGAACAGCCTCCTTGACCGTAATTCGACACAATCCATTAAGACGTTGTGCAAAAGATTGCGTAAATCCGGGCGGCATGTGTTGCGCGATCAAAATACCAGGGCACTCCGGTGGCATGGGCTGCAATATCTCCCTAATTGCCTCGGTCCCACCAGTCGAGGCCCCAATGACAATAATTTTTTCTGCATTTAATAACGACACACACGCTAAGGGCGGCGGTGCAACATTGATCTCGTTTTTCTCGCGGCGAACCAACGTGCGCCTGATCTGCAGACGTGCACGTGATGCCGTACGAATTTTATCTGCAACCAGATTGGTGTATTCAACCAGGTCATCAGAGGCACCAAGCCGCGGCTTTGGAACAAAATCGACTGCACCCAACTCCAGCGCACGCAAGGTAGTTTCTGATCCTTGTTCCGTCAGCGAAGAGACCATTACGACCGGCATTGGTCGTAATCGCATAAGTTTTTCCAAAAAATCAAGGCCATCCATACGTGGCATTTGTACATCTAACGTCAACACATCTGGATTTAATAGTTTAATCAGCTCACGCGCAACAAGCGGATCGGGCGCTGTCGCAATCACAGTCATATCCGGCTGACTATTGATGATTTTACTAATCAGACAGCGCATTAAAGCTGAATCATCAACACATATTACTTTTATTTTATTAGCCACTTGTCCCTCGTTTTTTATGGCCGTCTCATTCCGGGTTTATTTCACCGACTACAACAATTCAACTTATTTCCGTCAATTCAGATCTCTTAATACAGGTGTACGATCTGATCATCAAATCGCGGCAAGCAAAGGAAAGCTGGGATCAGCTTCAGTCCGTCAAGATTTAAGCACCGTTTAGTCCGCGATACAAACGTGTAGTGAGGATCAAAGAAAGCTTCCCTGCAAAGTTACGGCAAACGCGCTAAAACCTGCACCAGTTCACGCTCCTCTTTTTGCACTTGCACGAAATCATCATGTCGACGTAACTTCAACACCATCACTTTTCCGGTTCTTGGAAAGTAATTCACTCGCCGCGGTAATTGCCCGCGTAAATCCTGCGCTGCTAAACGAATCTGATTCAACTCAAGATAACGCAGCACAAACTCAGCGTTGCGATCCCCTATGTTTAACATCGTCATATTTGCTAATACCGCACCGCCACCGAAAACCTTGGCTTCGAGTCGATCACGACGCGCACCGGCTTTCAATAGCTCGTTCAAAAGCACTTCCATGGCGTACGCGCCATACCGCATGGCATGCATTGATTTCATTCCCTGCAAAGCATTCATTGATACCGCGGCTGTGGCATCCCGCGTATTGGCCCCGCCATCTTCAGGCAGCATGAAATGATTCATACCACCAATACCCGCCATACTATCGTGCACACACGCCGACACGCATGAGCCGAGTACTGTTGTCAGTACCATGTCCTTGTCGGTGACGTAATATTGATTGGGTAACAGCTTCACGGCTTCAATCTGAAATTCGCGATCAAAATAATGATGACTAGCGACCGGCTCCATTTTTGCAGAAATCATGGTCGCACTTTAGGTGTGGTCAGTTCATAGACGGTTTGTCCACGCAATCTAAACGGTTGATTTACATAAGAAAAACTCTCCGAATGTCCAGCAAATAACAGGCCGTGCGGCTTCATTAAAGGCGCAAAACGCTCCAGAATTTTTCCTTGGGTTGGCTTATCGAAATAGATCATTACATTGCGACAAAAAATGGCGTCAAATGGCTCTTTGAGAGCCCAGTTTGGGCTCAAAAGATTCAATTGTTCAAAGCGGACCATAGCGGCAACTTCCGGTCGAATTTTTGCCTTTCCGGTCTGTGCTCCGGAACCTTTTAAAAAAAATCGCTTCAGCCGCTCCGGTGACAATTTTCTCACCTGTTCGATGCTGTACTCACCGGTTGCAGCCTTATCAAGTACCTGCGTGTCGATATCTGTTGCCAATACCCGGGCGGTGCTAGCCCGATTACCGAGCGCCTCAATAAGCGTCATGGCGATTGAATACGGCTCTTCACCGGTGGAAGCAGCAGAACACCAGACGGTGATCGGCTGGGCGCATTTAAGAGCGTGCGCTGCCAATAACGGAAAGTGATGCGGTTCGCGAAAAAAAGCGGTCAGGTTGGTAGTCAGTGCGTTAGTAAAGGCCTCCCATTCGAGGCTATCCTGATCAGATTCCAGCATCGCCAGATAGGACGCAAATTCGGTAAGTCCCAAAGCGCGCAAGCGCCGCGATAACCGGCTGTAGACCATTTCACACTTTTTTTCGCCCAAGGCTATACCAGCGCGTTGATAGATCATATTTCTTACGCGGGAAAAATCATACTCCGTGAGCACAAAGTCGCGCATAACGCTAGTGTTTGAAACTGGTGATATTGGTGAAGAACGCGTCATGGCGTTACCGTCCTGACCATGCGGATACAGAAAAATCGTTCGCTAGCATCCTGCAACGGAAGGTTTTTCGAAAATTTTGGAGTGCACACATCAAATAATTTGCCAGTGATATTAACGATGATGCGAACCATCTAAGAATGACAGCCAACGATGTCAGAAACTGATGGTCATGCTGTGATTTTC is a genomic window of Glaciimonas sp. CA11.2 containing:
- the flhB gene encoding flagellar biosynthesis protein FlhB: MAEESDLEKTEPGSPRRLEKAREEGQVVRSRELTTFVLLVTGVGGLWLTAIPMSERLGHALQSSLQFERASAFDPSHMLAQAGMVWLEALQAIAPLLGLMFIAALVAPLLLGGWLFSVESLAPKFSKLNPLAGLGRLFSSQSLAELTKAIAKSFLVGSIAYAIISAKMDAILALLTEPINSALPYTVRLVANCCGWIIASLFLIAAIDVPYQLWSFHKKLRMSREDLRQEHKESEGDPLVKAKIRRQQQQMARRRMMSDVATADVVITNPTHFAVALKYQDKEMRAPRVVAKGTDLIALRIRAIGVENNVPILEAPPLSRALYRHTNLGDEIPAALYTAVAEVLAWVYQLQRWREGSGNGAAPRNPEDLPVPESLDPLGSPV
- the cheZ gene encoding protein phosphatase CheZ encodes the protein MPHTIVASDMSLQSPIPVAADTAEQLVSRIGHLTRTLRESMRELGLDQEIAKAAQAIPDARDRLNYVAAMTERAAERALNAVDVAQPIQDQLASQARQLHSRWDAWFAKPVALGDARALVTDTRSYLQAVPQQTAATNVQLTEIMMAQDFQDLTGQVIKKMMEVVQQMETQLLQLLIDNTSQDKRPDVVIQTDTQGLLNGPQVAPISSADAVSDQTQVDDLLASMGF
- the cheY gene encoding chemotaxis response regulator CheY, yielding MIDKSIKILVVDDFPTMRRIIRNLLKELDFINVDEAEDGVAALEKLKAGNFGLVVSDWNMPNMDGLIMLKVIRADPLLAKLPVLMVTAEAKRENIIAAAQAGASGYVVKPFTAATLEEKITKIFEKIQREGV
- a CDS encoding protein-glutamate methylesterase/protein-glutamine glutaminase, giving the protein MRCLISKIINSQPDMTVIATAPDPLVARELIKLLNPDVLTLDVQMPRMDGLDFLEKLMRLRPMPVVMVSSLTEQGSETTLRALELGAVDFVPKPRLGASDDLVEYTNLVADKIRTASRARLQIRRTLVRREKNEINVAPPPLACVSLLNAEKIIVIGASTGGTEAIREILQPMPPECPGILIAQHMPPGFTQSFAQRLNGLCRITVKEAVHGEPILPGHAYIAPGGYHLSIARMGAQYLLQVDQEPPVNRHRPSIDVLFDSAAKAVGKNAIGIILTGMGRDGAAGLLRLRQAGAYTFAQDEASCVVFGMPREAIAIGAATEVVSMSEMSQRVFTRFTVLSERTRRF
- a CDS encoding CheR family methyltransferase, translating into MTRSSPISPVSNTSVMRDFVLTEYDFSRVRNMIYQRAGIALGEKKCEMVYSRLSRRLRALGLTEFASYLAMLESDQDSLEWEAFTNALTTNLTAFFREPHHFPLLAAHALKCAQPITVWCSAASTGEEPYSIAMTLIEALGNRASTARVLATDIDTQVLDKAATGEYSIEQVRKLSPERLKRFFLKGSGAQTGKAKIRPEVAAMVRFEQLNLLSPNWALKEPFDAIFCRNVMIYFDKPTQGKILERFAPLMKPHGLLFAGHSESFSYVNQPFRLRGQTVYELTTPKVRP
- the cheD gene encoding chemoreceptor glutamine deamidase CheD; this encodes MISAKMEPVASHHYFDREFQIEAVKLLPNQYYVTDKDMVLTTVLGSCVSACVHDSMAGIGGMNHFMLPEDGGANTRDATAAVSMNALQGMKSMHAMRYGAYAMEVLLNELLKAGARRDRLEAKVFGGGAVLANMTMLNIGDRNAEFVLRYLELNQIRLAAQDLRGQLPRRVNYFPRTGKVMVLKLRRHDDFVQVQKEERELVQVLARLP
- the flhA gene encoding flagellar biosynthesis protein FlhA — encoded protein: MQLPKLLLAGNQIKGMAGPILIILILGMMILPLPPFLLDLLFTFNIALSVMVLLVSMYTMKALDFAAFPAILLFSTLLRLSLNVASTRVVLMEGHKGPDAAGKVIEAFGHFLVGGNFAVGIVVFIILVLINFMVITKGAGRIAEVGARFTLDAMPGKQMAIDADLNAGLIGEDVARKRRAEVSQEADFYGSMDGASKFVRGDAIAGLLIMLINVIGGLVVGVAQHGLDISVAAKSYTLLTIGDGLVAQIPALVISTAAGVIVSRVTTDENVGEQLMGQLFSNPQVMYLTAGIIGLMGLIPGMPHFAFLAIAGGLVWIGQRVARRKVMAADAANSPASAANAAAAAAAAMEPAEATWDDVALIDPLGLEVGYRLIAMVDRTQNGELLGRIKSIRKKFAQDIGFLVPVVHIRDNLELKPNAYVITLKGVEIGHGEAIPGQWMAINPGQVSASLPGTATVDPAFGLPAFWIDSNLREQAQIYGYTVVDASTVIATHLNHLIHAHAAELLGRQEVQQLLDRISKEAPKLCDDLVPKVLSLTNLQKVLQNLLDESVPIRDMRSILEVLAEHAPAISDANELTSMTRLALRRAITQQLFPGDSELQVIGLDGALDRMLLQALSTGSGLEPGLADSLLSQTQVAIDRQQQLGLTPVLVVQHPLRALLARFLRRSLPQLKVLSHAEIPDNRNIKVTATIGGKG